From the Ruania alkalisoli genome, one window contains:
- a CDS encoding HipA domain-containing protein → MADRHLDVHMDGTRAGSLTLTGAGNITFTYDEDYRGSPGATPLSLSMPTVTGRHRQRAALPFIQGLLPDNEQALASLATTYQVSARSPFAILEHIGGDVAGALQFLPPGQESSDATANRSLLTSVSDEELARDLATVIDAYRTGRPLRGRERLRLSLAGAQPKLALVAMPDGTWARPGPGAPTTHILKPEYTTPRTVADERFPDLSTLEMFSLAVARHAGLRTPDARMWTSPDGQLRSLVVQRYDRHLGTDGLVHRDHQEDLCQALSVPPEKKYQHRDGGPGVGAIGELLRLRLSPTDRIATARDFLALLTLNIALVNTDAHAKNYSLLLDGASVHLAPTYDVLSITPYEHPEDAAFTEPLSFPMRIGDSYLIREMHPAVIAREGERLGLEAEESHEVVAGVLAALPGALEQAREAVAGIPGGIRIADTTIRNLRAISPLHDRPGRTIDLRSPPPAAS, encoded by the coding sequence ATGGCCGACCGTCACCTGGACGTCCACATGGACGGCACTCGCGCCGGGTCACTCACCTTGACCGGCGCGGGCAACATCACCTTCACCTACGACGAGGACTACCGCGGCAGCCCCGGTGCCACGCCACTGTCCCTGTCGATGCCCACAGTGACCGGCCGGCATCGTCAGCGCGCCGCGCTGCCCTTCATCCAGGGCTTGCTTCCCGACAATGAGCAGGCCTTGGCCTCTCTCGCTACGACCTACCAAGTCTCGGCACGGTCCCCGTTCGCGATCCTCGAGCACATCGGCGGCGACGTCGCCGGAGCACTGCAGTTCCTGCCGCCTGGGCAGGAGAGCTCGGACGCTACCGCGAACCGATCCCTGCTGACGTCGGTCAGCGACGAGGAACTCGCGCGCGACCTGGCCACAGTCATTGACGCGTACCGGACGGGACGGCCGCTGCGGGGAAGGGAGCGACTGAGGTTGAGCCTGGCCGGCGCCCAACCCAAGCTCGCCCTGGTCGCTATGCCTGACGGAACCTGGGCGCGACCCGGCCCCGGGGCACCGACCACCCACATCCTCAAGCCGGAGTACACAACACCGCGCACCGTCGCCGACGAACGGTTCCCCGACCTGTCGACGCTGGAGATGTTCAGCCTCGCCGTGGCCCGGCACGCCGGGCTGCGCACACCGGATGCCCGCATGTGGACCTCGCCCGATGGGCAGCTGCGGTCGCTGGTCGTCCAGCGGTACGACCGACACCTCGGCACGGACGGACTCGTGCACCGCGATCACCAGGAGGACCTGTGCCAAGCGTTGTCGGTCCCGCCGGAGAAGAAGTACCAGCATCGCGACGGTGGGCCGGGTGTTGGGGCGATCGGTGAGCTGCTGCGTCTGCGCTTGTCACCAACGGACCGGATCGCGACCGCGCGCGACTTCCTGGCACTGCTGACGCTGAACATCGCCCTGGTGAACACCGACGCGCACGCCAAGAACTACTCCCTGCTGCTCGATGGTGCCAGCGTCCACCTCGCCCCGACATACGACGTCCTCTCCATCACCCCCTACGAGCATCCCGAGGACGCCGCCTTCACGGAGCCCCTGTCATTCCCGATGCGGATCGGCGACAGCTACCTGATTCGCGAGATGCACCCCGCCGTGATCGCGCGCGAGGGAGAGCGCCTCGGGCTGGAGGCTGAGGAGTCGCATGAAGTCGTTGCAGGCGTTCTCGCGGCGCTCCCTGGTGCACTGGAGCAGGCACGCGAGGCTGTCGCAGGTATCCCCGGTGGCATCCGGATTGCCGACACCACGATCCGCAACCTACGCGCCATCTCCCCGCTCCACGACCGACCGGGGCGCACGATCGACCTCCGATCGCCCCCGCCCGCAGCCTCGTAG
- a CDS encoding LacI family DNA-binding transcriptional regulator, whose amino-acid sequence MGRVTIADVAKRAGVSLASTSRALNGQVASAATVEKVRAAAAELGYIPDSAARSLRTRRTGQLAFAVADIGNPVYVEMMREIESVVAAEDYRLVVSRTGDADATVDLVRDLNRGYVDGLILSPLRVTDALVTALEASTVPAVVIGRLPDGAGVDTVMADSEGGVALAVEHLVTGGARRIAFLNGPADTTPGRFRHAGFLRAVAERNDLVSAEYSAEDFTIEAGYAAASAMFDSAEDPWDAVIAVNDLVGIGIMHAAATRGLTVPTDLAVVGIDNTSLTEVSHPGLTSVDLGSTRRGRKAAQLLLARMEDPELAPRAVRVPPSLQVRGSTTAQPSSVSRFASGEGRPR is encoded by the coding sequence ATGGGCCGAGTCACCATCGCTGATGTGGCCAAGCGGGCGGGCGTCTCGCTCGCCTCCACCTCGCGCGCCCTCAACGGCCAGGTGGCCAGCGCCGCCACGGTGGAGAAGGTCCGCGCCGCGGCCGCCGAGCTCGGCTACATCCCGGACTCGGCCGCCCGCAGCCTGCGCACTCGCCGCACCGGTCAACTCGCGTTCGCGGTCGCCGACATCGGCAACCCGGTCTACGTGGAGATGATGCGCGAGATCGAATCCGTGGTCGCCGCCGAGGATTACCGCTTGGTGGTCTCCCGCACCGGTGACGCCGACGCGACCGTCGACCTCGTCCGTGACCTCAACCGCGGCTACGTCGACGGCCTCATCCTCTCCCCGCTGCGCGTGACCGACGCCCTGGTGACCGCCCTCGAGGCCTCCACCGTGCCTGCCGTCGTCATCGGACGCCTGCCCGACGGCGCCGGTGTGGACACCGTGATGGCCGACTCCGAAGGGGGAGTGGCCCTCGCGGTTGAGCACCTCGTGACCGGTGGAGCCCGCCGCATCGCTTTCCTCAACGGCCCCGCCGACACCACGCCGGGACGGTTCCGCCATGCCGGGTTCCTGCGCGCGGTGGCCGAGAGGAACGACCTCGTCAGTGCCGAATATTCTGCCGAGGACTTCACCATCGAGGCCGGGTACGCCGCCGCCTCAGCGATGTTCGACTCCGCAGAGGACCCCTGGGATGCGGTGATCGCCGTCAACGACCTCGTCGGCATCGGCATCATGCACGCCGCTGCCACCCGCGGCCTCACCGTCCCGACCGACCTCGCCGTGGTCGGCATCGACAACACCTCCCTCACCGAGGTCAGCCACCCGGGCCTGACCAGTGTGGACCTCGGTTCGACCCGCCGTGGCCGCAAGGCTGCCCAGCTGCTGCTGGCCCGGATGGAAGACCCCGAGCTGGCGCCGCGCGCGGTGCGCGTGCCGCCCTCGCTGCAGGTGCGTGGATCCACGACGGCGCAGCCCTCCTCGGTCAGCAGGTTCGCCTCGGGTGAGGGGAGGCCACGGTGA
- a CDS encoding helix-turn-helix transcriptional regulator, whose translation MRVRTMAEVGAVIRDAREQASLTQAELARRARVSREWLIKVESGRTSAEMPRILDVLAHLDLTLDIKHERE comes from the coding sequence GTGAGGGTACGCACCATGGCTGAGGTTGGCGCTGTCATCCGCGATGCCCGCGAGCAAGCCAGTCTCACTCAGGCCGAGCTCGCCCGCCGTGCTCGTGTCTCCCGTGAGTGGCTCATCAAGGTCGAGTCCGGACGCACCAGCGCCGAGATGCCCCGCATCCTGGACGTCCTCGCCCACCTTGATCTCACTCTCGACATCAAGCACGAGCGTGAGTAG
- a CDS encoding carbohydrate ABC transporter permease, giving the protein MSAPAPALAPPSGGSPRRKAGLGPRQKAERREAIALVIPALLPIIVFSMIPLLAGVYLGFTNATLARNAEIEFIGFDNFVQLAQDKQFWDSFGIGLVWAGSVAALTGMSAIALALLLNSKLRFKSLTRIIVLIPWAMPPVVTGILWRMIYDVNSGPLNAALGWFGIEKVNWLGDFSTALPAVIVVGIWSGLPQTTVLLLAGMQSIPGELHEAAALDGANGARRFWHVTLPGLAPVLIAITSIDFIWNFNDFGIVYVLTEGGPGGRTMIPPLFTYLEAFRNREIGYASAMGDVLVLAILLILSIYLVNQFRQNKEGR; this is encoded by the coding sequence GTGAGCGCACCCGCTCCAGCCCTGGCTCCGCCGTCGGGCGGCTCACCCCGCCGGAAGGCGGGCCTGGGCCCGCGGCAGAAGGCCGAACGACGCGAGGCCATCGCGCTGGTGATCCCGGCCCTGCTGCCGATCATCGTGTTCTCGATGATCCCGCTGCTGGCGGGCGTCTACCTCGGGTTCACCAACGCCACCCTGGCGCGCAACGCCGAGATCGAGTTCATCGGCTTCGACAACTTCGTCCAACTCGCCCAAGACAAGCAGTTCTGGGACTCCTTCGGCATCGGCCTGGTGTGGGCCGGGTCGGTGGCTGCGCTCACCGGGATGAGCGCGATCGCGCTGGCGCTACTGCTGAACTCGAAGCTGCGCTTCAAGTCCCTCACCCGGATCATCGTGCTGATTCCATGGGCGATGCCGCCGGTGGTCACCGGGATCCTCTGGCGGATGATCTACGACGTCAACTCCGGGCCGCTGAACGCGGCGCTGGGCTGGTTCGGGATCGAGAAGGTGAACTGGCTCGGCGATTTCTCCACCGCGTTGCCGGCAGTGATCGTGGTGGGCATCTGGTCCGGGCTGCCGCAGACCACGGTGCTGCTGCTGGCCGGGATGCAGTCCATCCCGGGGGAGTTGCACGAGGCCGCCGCACTGGACGGGGCGAACGGGGCGCGCCGGTTCTGGCACGTGACCCTTCCGGGCCTGGCGCCGGTGCTGATCGCCATCACCAGCATCGACTTCATCTGGAACTTCAACGACTTCGGCATCGTCTACGTGCTCACCGAGGGCGGACCGGGCGGCCGGACCATGATCCCGCCGCTGTTCACCTACCTGGAAGCCTTCCGCAACCGCGAGATCGGGTACGCCTCGGCGATGGGTGACGTGCTCGTGCTGGCGATCCTGCTGATCCTGAGCATCTACCTGGTGAACCAGTTCCGGCAGAACAAGGAAGGGCGGTGA
- a CDS encoding carbohydrate ABC transporter permease yields MNTNMKTPLPVTVLQYVALGGFLLFLGFPVLWIVSASFKSSAELNSLSANLIPNEWVFTNFTTALERQNLLSSAGNSFLVAVSTMVIAVIVTLPMSYALARLRGKLRAAGTVWILATQVFPQILIIIPLFLVLRTLMLNDTLLGLILVYVTFTLPFTLWMMQGYVAAVPRELEDAGSMDGASRFKVLVHIVFPLLRPGLMATAMFTFVSAWNEFFLALVLLQSPELFTLPITLRAFLGAEGQTQLGPLAAGAVLATIPSLIVFSFLQKKLTGGMLAGAVKG; encoded by the coding sequence ATGAACACCAACATGAAGACGCCCCTGCCGGTGACCGTGCTGCAGTATGTGGCCCTCGGCGGGTTCCTGCTCTTCCTGGGCTTCCCGGTGCTGTGGATCGTCTCCGCCTCGTTCAAGTCCTCCGCGGAGCTGAACTCCCTGAGCGCGAACCTGATCCCGAACGAGTGGGTGTTCACCAACTTCACCACCGCGCTGGAGCGGCAGAACCTGCTCAGCTCGGCCGGGAACTCGTTCCTGGTGGCGGTGAGCACGATGGTGATCGCGGTGATCGTCACGCTGCCGATGTCCTATGCGCTGGCCCGGTTGCGCGGGAAGCTGCGCGCGGCCGGCACCGTGTGGATCCTCGCCACCCAGGTGTTCCCGCAGATCCTGATCATCATCCCGTTGTTCCTGGTGCTGCGGACGTTGATGCTGAACGACACCCTGCTCGGGCTGATCCTCGTCTATGTCACGTTCACGCTGCCGTTCACGCTGTGGATGATGCAGGGCTATGTGGCCGCCGTGCCGCGTGAGCTCGAGGACGCCGGTTCGATGGACGGCGCGAGCCGGTTCAAGGTGCTGGTGCACATCGTGTTCCCGCTGCTGCGGCCCGGGCTGATGGCCACCGCGATGTTCACGTTCGTCTCGGCGTGGAACGAGTTCTTCCTCGCCCTCGTGCTGCTGCAGAGCCCGGAGCTGTTCACGCTCCCGATCACGCTGCGTGCGTTCCTCGGTGCCGAGGGGCAGACCCAGCTGGGTCCGCTCGCCGCCGGTGCCGTACTCGCGACGATCCCCTCCCTGATCGTCTTCTCCTTCCTCCAGAAGAAACTCACCGGCGGGATGCTCGCCGGTGCCGTCAAGGGCTGA